The Puntigrus tetrazona isolate hp1 unplaced genomic scaffold, ASM1883169v1 S000000148, whole genome shotgun sequence region GACATATGTTGAGTCAGGTTAATTCTGAACatttgaagaaacaaaaaagggTGGTGTCTCACCTAGAGTTTGGTTTAGACCAGCTGGAGACCTGATGACAGGTACAGAAACGGGCCCTTTAAAAGACACATTGGCATCAAAAAGGAATATTCAGGCAATATGAATGggaaatcaacaatttataaatGCCAGTAAACACTGATGACAATTTCAAGGGCCcggaataacatttttaaagaagggGCCCACCCTACACCAAAATATTCGCAGTTGAGCGGAGATCTTACATGTTTGAAAAGACATGGGAGTGAGTAATTAaagacaggattttcatttttgggtgaactatagctttaaataacctttgactgaatggttctttgtggagcCAAAAAATAAGCAACTTAATTTGTGTGATCTTATCAAACACATTTGCTCTGTTCCGTTTGGataatttttgctatttttaagaACCAGCTGCCACTAAAACTTACTGTAAACGTCCACTCTGAAGCGTTTCTCTGAGACATATTCACTGTGAAGATAAACGTGATAAAGTCCGGAGTCACTGCTGCTGATGTTCCAGATGTTCAGAGATCCAGTCTTTGGGTTCATCTTCACTCTTCCGGTTCGTGTTTCCTCATAAAATGGTTCATATCCCTGATACATCTGTGCGATACGAACAGTTTGACCGCCTCGTTCAAACAGCCATGTCACTTCGCTGAGACTCTCGGTGTGTGTTGTTTGTAAAGCGAGAACATCTCCCTCCATCGCAGTCTTGATCTCTTCACCATTCACTAGATCTGAAAGAGAATTAATACTGGTTAGATACACCATATTACTTGTACTCTTTGAATATTTTGTATACTATCATGTATAGCCTATAGaggcaaaatgcatttaatgactacatatttcagatgaaaatattacttgaatattaatattattggaAACTTTGCAACTAAAATAACTGTGACAGGAAACAGTCCCTTCACGGCATGAACTGACTACAAAATGTTTCAGTGACCACAACTAAAAGaatggcaaaaacaaaatgtacttcaaATATAAATCTTACCCTCCATACTGGTGAACAGCGCAGTGAAAACCCACAAGCTGATAGACATTTTGATCAATTATCAGCTATTATTATACGTCTGttgatttttatcaatttaCTTCCCACTAAAGCTCAAACATCAGTAGAGTTTCAGTTTCAGACTTTCTACAGGAAGTGGCACATGACCACAATAGCAGACCCAACCAACTATATAGCAGCGAAAAACCTTTCAACAATAACCAGCAAAAGAAAAATCCTTTCAACAGTGAattattaaaccttttttatcTTAGTGACCGACTGTTTTTTAACTAATCCACTCCTctcgtgtcagccaagacagcccctcaacatccagagacctgaggtactctgggcggatctcgtccacctcGTCTACTCTCGTCTATTTGATGTGCTTTGCCACCAAatagcttctcaacaacctcagtgacctcagccagggtaaCGGTGGAGTCCCTCCccgggtccccggcctctgctccctcaacGTGTTGgcaggattgaggagatcctcaaagtattccttccaccgcccgacaatatccccagtcgaggttagcaggttcccaccagcactgtagacggtgttggcagggcactacTTCCCCCTTCTGAGGCGTcagacggtttgccagaacctctttgaggccgtccgatagtccttttccatggcctccccgaacttctcccagacccgagtttttgtcagctgcctcaggagtcctaCGAGCCaatccttcttcagcttgacggcatcccttattTCTGGTGTCCACCACCGGGTTCGGGGGTTGCCCGAATGGCTCCGGATGGCCGCGTCGACAATAGAGATAGAGAACATAGTCCGCTCGGATCCCTcaggatccggtcaaagttctgccggaggcgggagttgaagatctccctaacaggggtctctgccaaacgttcccaacagaccctcacggtacaCTTGGGCCTGCcgagtctgtctggcctcctcccccgccaacggatccaactcaccaccaggtggtgatcagttgacagctccgcccctctctttaAATTTGTATTAGATTAAATTGTCAATCTGctaattttaaaccattttgctAATAAAGCTATTTAAACAATTGCTGACAGGGGTGGGGTGGGTTGTAATGAATCTTTCAAAAGTGTGAACCGATGTGCAAAAAGACAGCAGAAGCTGAGAAACCGGATGTGACTCTGATTGAGAATTCAGAAATAGATACGCAATGCACACATTGGGTGTTTTTTGTTGGGCTTACATGTTCTTTGCACATAATACACTGGTGTTGAGTGCTAATTAAAACGCCATTACGCAGAGTAATttacatacacatttacattttttgagtttttgagACATAAAGTGTAGCTGAGTTATGTCGTATTGGACATTGTATTGGGTTCTTCTTTTTCAGTAGCATTTTGCATTATGtggcttgttttttcttcttttttgacTAATTGTTACAACCAGTGTGTGTTGTATCCCACCCCAGATGGAAAAAAGGCACTCCATGTATTTGACATCAACTTATAAGAGAAGCAAGATTCCTGCACAGTTTTCAATGGGTACCTTTTGTAATACGCAAATGTGGGTACT contains the following coding sequences:
- the LOC122332817 gene encoding uncharacterized protein LOC122332817 isoform X1 → MSISLWVFTALFTSMEDLVNGEEIKTAMEGDVLALQTTHTESLSEVTWLFERGGQTVRIAQMYQGYEPFYEETRTGRVKMNPKTGSLNIWNISSSDSGLYHVYLHSEYVSEKRFRVDVYRPVSVPVIRSPAGLNQTLGLSKMEETCSVSCSVRNDRDVFISWYKGGELLNRTSDPDLNINLSLPLELHHDDPEIYSCTATNPVNNKTVRLHKDICPRQEGCVDRCGVTEALVRLVLSGLVGIFTIVFLLEHLSSCSSLRRAAASAC